A stretch of DNA from Brevibacillus ruminantium:
AGAAGCTGAACACACAGATTGCCGGTGGAAATGCTCCTGATCTGTGGCTGAGTGACGGGGTGAAGGTTTTTGAGTTTGCCGAGCGCGGTGCACTGAAAGACCTGAAGGACCTCATCGACAAGGATTTGAACAAAGATGACTATTACGGGATGGACGCGAACAAAGGGCCTGGCGGAGAAATTTGGGGAGTTCCGCAGGGCGTTCAAATCGGGGTTCTCTATTACAACAAGGCACTCTTTGACAAAGCGGGCGTGAAATACCCCGATGCCACCTGGACCTGGGATCAGGTGAAGGAAGCGGCTGAGCTGCTCACGATTGATGCCAGCGGCAAGAATGCCAAAGACCCGGCTTTCGACGCGACCAAGGTGTCAGAGTACGGCTTTACGATCTTCAGCAGTCCCGTCGGTGTGAGCCGCGGCTGGTTCCCGCTGATGAAAACCTTTGGTGGCGGCGTGCTGGACCAGAGCCTGCAAAAGGCCGTCCTCGACACTCCGGAAAACAAGCAGGCGGTTGAATGGATGGTCGATGGCATGAAAAAAGGCATCTTTCCCGATCCGGTCGATCTGCAAAGCTTCCAGGATCCGTTCAAGCCATTTTTGAGCGGTGTGTCCGGGATGCAGATTGATATCTATGCCGCCCGTGTGAAGATGCGTGAATCCGGCTTGAACTTTGATGTGGCACCGCTTCCGGCAGGACCCGGAGGGAAACGCTTTGCCCCCAGCATCGTCAACTCCTGGGTAATCAGCAAAAAAGCGGATGATAAGAAAACCCAGGCAGCTTGGGAGTGGATCAAATACTGGGCGACCGACGATGAAGCACAGCGGGAGTGGGCGTCGCTGGGCGAAGCGATCCCGGTCAAGAAAAAGGTGGCTGAGGAAGTGCTCAACTCCGATACGTCGCTCAATGCCAAAGTGTATCTGGACAGCATGGAATTTGCCGGCTCCCTCGATGCCAACGCGGTCTTCGGCGAATGGCGCAAAGCGTTTGACGAGCAGATGTTCCCGGTGTTCTCAGGCGAGGCCAGTGTGGAGCAAGGCTTGAAAAATGCCAATGCCGCAGTCCAAAAGGTGCTGGATGAGTTCTACAAAAAATAAAACGCTTACGGGGGGCAGTCATGAACCTAAATACGGAACTGACTGGTGAACAAAGAGCCG
This window harbors:
- a CDS encoding ABC transporter substrate-binding protein yields the protein MKRKRRLSLFSSALLSAALLLSACSGSGQQANTGEQPSATNNQTKTEQIELKMGYYSDPPTQKKMEELLAKFMAKNPHIKITTETGPHAQFFQKLNTQIAGGNAPDLWLSDGVKVFEFAERGALKDLKDLIDKDLNKDDYYGMDANKGPGGEIWGVPQGVQIGVLYYNKALFDKAGVKYPDATWTWDQVKEAAELLTIDASGKNAKDPAFDATKVSEYGFTIFSSPVGVSRGWFPLMKTFGGGVLDQSLQKAVLDTPENKQAVEWMVDGMKKGIFPDPVDLQSFQDPFKPFLSGVSGMQIDIYAARVKMRESGLNFDVAPLPAGPGGKRFAPSIVNSWVISKKADDKKTQAAWEWIKYWATDDEAQREWASLGEAIPVKKKVAEEVLNSDTSLNAKVYLDSMEFAGSLDANAVFGEWRKAFDEQMFPVFSGEASVEQGLKNANAAVQKVLDEFYKK